A genomic segment from Candidatus Viadribacter manganicus encodes:
- a CDS encoding class I adenylate-forming enzyme family protein translates to MTDGAKPAFPAMSIEQAHALLTAPGSPLEVGEEEVRGIRMKVWKNAPPTLREIYAAGAAFGARDHLVFENERATVAAFQAAANKFAHQLIADGVKPGDRVALIMRNLPEWPVAFWGAVLAGAIVTPLNAWWTGPELEYGLKNSGSSLAIMDVERYERVREHLDNCPDLKKIYVSRSKEEIADPRIERLETIVGTTADWASIPANAPPAIATKADDDVAIFYTSGTTGNPKGAVISHRNIISNMLNAMSAQARAFLRRGEAPPAPDPNGPQRSFLISVPFFHATGCFAIMIPAMLTGNKIVMQRRWDVDQALPLMEKERITHFGGVPTIAWQVLEHPKINDYDLSSIEGVSYGGAPAAPELVNRIKARFPSAQPGQGWGMTETSATAVSNGSEDYMRKPASTGVPSATGEAKIVSLEGQELPRGEVGELWYKGPIVVRGYWQNEKATKETFIDGWIKTGDLAKIDDEGFIYIVDRAKDMLIRGGENIYCVEVENALYDHPAVMDAAVVGKPHMQLGEEPLAVVHLKPGTSATSEELRHHCAQKIAAFKVPVEVLFWPETLPRNANGKIMKSELKKQIENPQF, encoded by the coding sequence ATGACCGACGGCGCAAAGCCCGCCTTTCCAGCGATGTCTATTGAGCAGGCGCACGCGCTTTTAACTGCGCCCGGCTCGCCGCTTGAGGTTGGCGAAGAGGAAGTGCGCGGCATCCGTATGAAAGTATGGAAGAACGCCCCTCCGACGCTGCGGGAAATTTATGCCGCCGGCGCCGCCTTCGGCGCGCGCGATCACCTCGTTTTTGAAAACGAGCGCGCAACTGTCGCCGCCTTTCAGGCCGCCGCGAACAAATTCGCCCACCAACTCATCGCCGATGGCGTAAAGCCCGGTGATCGCGTGGCCCTCATCATGCGCAACTTGCCAGAATGGCCGGTGGCGTTTTGGGGCGCGGTTCTCGCTGGGGCAATCGTCACCCCCCTAAACGCGTGGTGGACAGGACCCGAGCTTGAGTACGGCCTCAAGAACTCCGGCTCATCCCTCGCGATCATGGATGTCGAACGTTATGAGCGCGTCCGCGAGCATCTCGATAACTGCCCTGATCTCAAAAAAATCTACGTCTCGCGGTCTAAGGAAGAAATCGCCGACCCACGCATCGAACGACTTGAGACCATTGTCGGCACAACAGCCGACTGGGCCTCGATCCCCGCCAACGCTCCACCGGCCATCGCGACCAAGGCCGATGACGATGTCGCCATCTTCTACACCTCAGGCACGACGGGAAACCCAAAAGGCGCGGTGATTTCTCATCGCAACATCATCTCCAACATGCTGAACGCCATGTCGGCGCAAGCGCGCGCATTCCTGCGCCGCGGCGAAGCTCCGCCTGCGCCGGATCCAAACGGTCCGCAGCGCTCGTTCCTGATCTCGGTGCCATTTTTTCACGCCACCGGCTGCTTCGCGATCATGATCCCGGCCATGTTGACGGGAAATAAGATCGTCATGCAGCGCCGTTGGGATGTCGATCAAGCGCTACCGCTCATGGAGAAGGAGCGCATCACGCACTTCGGCGGCGTGCCAACGATCGCGTGGCAAGTGCTCGAACACCCGAAGATCAATGACTACGACCTCTCATCCATCGAAGGCGTTTCCTATGGCGGCGCACCCGCCGCGCCGGAACTCGTGAACCGCATCAAAGCACGCTTCCCAAGCGCTCAACCCGGCCAAGGCTGGGGCATGACCGAAACCTCCGCGACTGCGGTCTCAAACGGCTCGGAAGACTACATGCGTAAGCCCGCCTCTACCGGCGTGCCATCAGCGACAGGCGAAGCAAAGATCGTCTCGCTTGAAGGCCAAGAGCTGCCACGCGGCGAAGTCGGTGAGCTTTGGTACAAGGGCCCGATTGTCGTGCGCGGTTATTGGCAAAACGAAAAAGCCACCAAAGAAACTTTCATCGACGGCTGGATCAAAACCGGCGACCTCGCGAAGATCGACGACGAGGGCTTCATCTATATCGTCGACCGCGCCAAGGACATGCTGATCCGCGGCGGCGAGAACATCTACTGCGTCGAAGTCGAGAACGCGCTTTACGATCACCCAGCAGTCATGGACGCGGCGGTCGTCGGCAAGCCGCACATGCAGCTCGGCGAAGAGCCGCTCGCCGTTGTGCACTTGAAGCCAGGCACGTCAGCGACAAGCGAAGAGCTGCGTCATCACTGCGCGCAGAAGATCGCCGCCTTCAAGGTGCCGGTCGAAGTTCTGTTCTGGCCCGAGACGTTGCCGCGCAACGCCAACGGCAAGATCATGAAGAGCGAACTGAAAAAGCAGATCGAGAACCCGCAGTTCTGA
- a CDS encoding DUF2188 domain-containing protein, with protein sequence MTKIIYEIVRHDGGWAFKLDGTLSNTYATHDAAYNAAKRVAIEQMRPGETAGISWEDERGRWHDEISPGDDRPEIGIVDNT encoded by the coding sequence ATGACCAAGATTATCTATGAGATCGTCCGCCACGATGGCGGCTGGGCGTTCAAGCTCGACGGCACACTATCGAACACCTACGCGACGCACGACGCCGCCTACAACGCCGCCAAGCGCGTCGCCATCGAGCAGATGCGACCCGGCGAAACCGCGGGGATTTCGTGGGAAGACGAACGCGGCCGTTGGCACGACGAAATCTCTCCCGGCGATGACCGTCCTGAAATCGGCATCGTCGACAACACCTGA
- a CDS encoding pyridoxal phosphate-dependent decarboxylase family protein, whose translation MLGLSKQTRATQMEDFRKWAVRAAEWGVDYRAHLRNMPVRPPVRPGDIAAKIAPSPPETPEPFDKVFADFERDIAPGMTHWQHPRFFAYFPANSAPASLIAEHLVNAIGAVCMLWQTSPAATELETRAVDWLRQAFGLPDAFQGCIQDTASTATLAAVLVMRERALNFTGNQRGLTNTPRLRVYCSAEAHSSIDRAIWFSGIGADNLVRIPIKGPQRGADPEALCALIAADISAGYKPAGIIANVGATGVGATDPVADLAVIAHEHDLYLHVDAAWAGAAMICPELRPLWAGAEQADSIVVNAHKWLGAQAHCSIHFVRDPASLTRTLAAKPDYLKTLGLSEVVNYSEWGVPLGRQFRALKLWFVLRAYGLEGLRNMIRNHITWSRALCEKLRGTPHFEIATEPAYSLFSFRYTKGGNLDELNLALVEAINADGRIYLTQTRVDGDVVIRFQVGQFECTEADVTSAYEVITEIAKRITADAPR comes from the coding sequence ATGCTTGGCCTGTCGAAGCAGACGCGGGCCACGCAAATGGAAGATTTTCGAAAGTGGGCGGTGCGCGCCGCAGAATGGGGCGTGGATTATCGCGCGCACCTGCGCAACATGCCGGTGCGCCCGCCAGTGCGCCCGGGCGACATCGCAGCGAAGATCGCACCTTCACCGCCGGAAACGCCCGAGCCGTTCGACAAAGTCTTCGCCGATTTCGAACGCGACATCGCGCCAGGCATGACACATTGGCAGCATCCGCGCTTCTTTGCCTACTTCCCCGCAAACTCCGCGCCCGCTTCCCTCATCGCCGAGCATCTCGTCAACGCCATCGGCGCGGTGTGCATGCTCTGGCAAACATCTCCTGCCGCCACCGAACTCGAAACCCGCGCCGTCGACTGGCTGCGACAAGCATTCGGCCTACCGGATGCATTCCAAGGCTGCATCCAAGACACCGCCTCAACGGCAACATTGGCCGCCGTATTGGTCATGCGCGAACGCGCCTTGAACTTCACAGGCAATCAACGCGGCCTCACCAACACGCCGCGACTGCGCGTCTATTGCTCTGCTGAAGCGCACTCCTCGATCGATCGCGCAATCTGGTTTTCCGGCATCGGCGCCGACAATCTCGTTCGCATCCCGATCAAGGGCCCACAAAGGGGCGCTGATCCCGAGGCGCTTTGCGCCCTCATCGCCGCAGACATTTCCGCCGGCTACAAGCCCGCAGGCATCATCGCCAATGTCGGCGCCACCGGCGTGGGCGCAACCGATCCGGTCGCCGACCTCGCGGTCATCGCCCACGAACACGATCTCTACCTCCACGTCGACGCCGCATGGGCAGGCGCCGCGATGATTTGCCCGGAACTGCGCCCGCTTTGGGCCGGCGCCGAGCAAGCCGACTCCATCGTCGTCAACGCACACAAATGGCTGGGCGCTCAAGCCCACTGCAGCATTCACTTTGTCCGCGATCCAGCTAGCCTAACACGCACCCTCGCCGCGAAGCCGGACTACCTCAAGACATTGGGACTTAGCGAAGTCGTGAACTACAGCGAATGGGGCGTTCCGCTCGGCCGCCAGTTTCGCGCCCTCAAACTCTGGTTCGTATTGCGCGCTTACGGCCTCGAAGGCCTACGCAACATGATCCGCAACCACATCACGTGGTCGCGCGCCCTCTGCGAGAAGCTCCGCGGCACGCCGCATTTCGAAATCGCCACCGAGCCGGCTTATTCGCTCTTTTCATTCCGCTACACCAAAGGCGGCAATCTCGATGAACTGAACCTAGCGCTGGTCGAAGCGATCAATGCCGACGGCCGCATCTATCTCACGCAAACACGTGTTGACGGCGACGTTGTCATCCGTTTCCAGGTCGGTCAATTCGAATGTACTGAAGCCGACGTGACGAGCGCCTACGAGGTCATCACGGAGATTGCCAAGCGTATTACTGCAGATGCGCCTCGATGA